CGGCGGGCGCGCCGGTGGGCGTCGAGCGGCACGGGGGCATCGCCGGTGGCTCCACCGGACGGGACATCGCCGGTGGCGTCACCGGACGGGGCAGCGCCGCCGGCCCCACCGGCCGTCACGTCGCCGCCGGTCGCGGCCGCGCCGGCCGCCTCCCCGTCGAGGATCGCGGCGAGATCGCGCCCGGCCCGCTGTCGTTCCGCGGCGGACAGCGTCGTCCCCGGGACCGGGTTCGCGGCCCGGAGCCTGCCGAGGACGTCGCGGGGGTCACGGGCGTCGCGGGCGTCGTGCCCGTCCCCGCGACGCCGCCGGTCACCTGCCGCACTCCTGTGGTCGTCCATGTCTGTCCTGTCCTCTCGACCCATCCGTCTACCCGCCCGTCCCGTCGGCGCCGAGGGCCCGGGCGAGCCGGCGGCGCGCCCGGTGCAACCGCACCCGCGCGCTGCCCCGCGTCACCCCGAGCACCGTCGCGATGTCCGCCGGGTCCAGGTCCTCCCACGTGTGGAGGGTGAGGATCTCCCGGTCGGCCTCCGACAGGGTCCCCATCGCCTGGGCGACGTCGATGTGCAGGTCGACGGCCGACGCCTCGTCCGGCGAGGTCCCCCGCCGCCGTTCCCGTCCCGCGACGGCCTCCCGGGCGTCCCGGTCCCGCTCCCGGCCCCGGTAGAACTCCAGGACGACGTTGCGGGAGATGCCGTACAGCCAGGGCAGCGGTGCGCCCCGGAGGGACTCCCGGGTGGTCCACGCGCGGAGGAAGACCTCGGCCGCCATGTCCTGGGCCGTGGCCCGGTCCGACCGTCGCGTGAGGTACGCCAGGACCTGCCCGTAGTGCTCCTCGTAGACGGAGGTGAACCACCGGCGGTCCCGCCGTGTCCGGGTGTCGAGGGGAGGGGATGTCACCTGGTGCGGGCCTGTCGTGTCTCGGGGCACCCGCCCGGGGGCGGGGGCCGTGGGTACCGTGGGTCTCATGCTCGTGGGCACGGCGCGGACCGTGCCGCCCCGTGGGTCGCCGGGGGCGGGCCGCGGATCCGGTCCGCACCCGGCCACCGCACGGACTGTGACCGTGGCGGGCCGGGCGTTACACCCGGGTTCCGGGACCGGGACCGGGGCGGGGCGGGGCGGGGCGGGGGCGGGACGCCGACGCGGGGACGCCGGCGCGGCGCGGCGGGCGTCGTCGTCCTCCCCCGGTCCACTCCCCTCATCCTCCCCCCGGGTGGGGCGACCGGGGCGGGCCCGGGGTCCTCCGCGTGTCGCGGACCGCGCCCGGCCCCCGCCGCCGGAGGGGACGACGGCCCCCTTGTCGCAGGTCAGGAGGGTCGGAGCGGGGGCCTCGCGGGAGTCTGCGGCGAAACTGCCGATCAGCTGTGCGAATGCGGCCGTCCACGCTAAACTTGTTATTCCTCACAACGTAATGACCCGAAGGGCGAGCCATGACGAAGTTCCTCCGGACCGGCCGACGTCGGCACACCCTCGGCGTCGCCACCGCGGTCGTCGCCGCGGTGACGGCGCTCGGTGCCGGCACCGCGACCGCGACCGCGCAGATCCCGCCGCTGCCCGACCTCCGGGAGCTCCTCTCCCCGGGACAGGGGCAGACACCCCCGCCGTCGGGCCCCGGCGCCTCGGACGGTGACGGTTCCGCCCCGGCGGCGCCGGCCGCCCCCGCGTCACCCGGTGCCCCCGCCCCGGGCGACACCCCCGCCCCGCCGGCCCTGCCGCAGCTCCAGCTGCCGCAGCTGCCCCAGCTGCCGCCGCCCCCGGCGCTCCCGGCACTGCCCGCCCCCTCCCTCCCCCCCCCGGAGCTGTCGGGGATGGCGCTGCCGTCGATCGGCGGGCTCGACTTCGCACCCCCGGGCCCGATCCCGGACATGATCACCCCCACCGGGGAGACGTACACGGTGCAGTCGGACTCGACGGCCCTGCTGGGCAACGTCAAGCTCTCCTACGTCAGCATCGACACGATGCAGGGGCCGCGCCCCGCGATCCGGATCGACGCCGACCGCGTGGTGCTCGACAACCTCCGCGTCCGCTTCCCCGGCACCGGCGCGGGCGTCACGGACGTGTGGCAGCGCAGCGGCCCCGGCCAGACGACCACCCTCACCGGCAACTTCCACATCATCGTGAAGTCGCTGACGGTCACCCCGAAGATCGCCGGGGTCGCCCTCCCGTTCGCCGTGCCCGTCGACGCCTCGTGGGCGCCGGAGCAGGTCGGCGAGGAGCTGAAGAAGGTCGGGGCCGGGCTGCCCGACGCGATCTCCGACCAGACGGTCATGCTCAACTGCACGATGGAGACGTACTACATCTCCTCGGACAGCCTCGTCGGCGGCCCGGGGACGACGATCTCCGCCTGACGCGCGTCCCCCCACCCCACCCGGCGGGCCGGGCCCACCGTGCCCCCCGCGGGGTCGGGCCGTCGGCCCCCTCCGGGCCGGGCCCACCGGGCCCACCGTGCCCCCCGCGGGGTCGGGCCGTCGGCCCCCTCCCCTCCCCTTTCCCGCCCCCCCGGGGCGGGTCAGTAGCGCGCGGCGATCTGCTCCGCGGCGTTGCGCACCCCGTCCCCCGACAGGTGCACCATGAGGTTGTACTGCGGGGTCTGGGTGTCGACGACCCCCGCGACCCACGCCTGACCCCCCGGCTGGCACATGTCGTGCCCGCGGGTCTGGGCCCGCAGGTCGAGGAACTCCGCACCGTTCCGGGCCGCCCCGTCGCGGGCGAGCTCCCACAGGAGGTTCTCCGTCGCACCGATCGACCCGACCGGCAGTTCCGTCGGCGGCAGGCCGTTGAGCCGCAGCGGGCACGTGTTGCCCCGGTCGTTGGTGATCGACGGGTAGGACACGAAGAGCAGCCGCGCGTTCGGCGCCGCCGCCCGGACCCGCTGCGCCACCCGGTCGAAGCCCTGCGCCGCCGCGCCCGGGTCGATCGCGCCGTTGGAGGCCAGGCCGTCGTTCGCCCCGATCATGACGGGCACGAACGCCGTCCCCGGGTTCAACGCCCCGGCGCGCACCGCCTCGTCGATGTGGGCGTCGATGACGTTGCCCTCCCCGTACAGCCGCGTGCCGTTGCACGAGAAGTCCTGCACCGGGGCGCCGGTGATCCGCCCGACCTCCGTCGCCGGCCGGTACTCCCCCTTCACGCAGCCCTGCTCCCCCAGCCCGGTGAGCGCGCCGACGACCTGGGGCAGCGTCGTGTTCGCGAAGTAGGAGTCCCCGAGCATGACGATCCCCCCGTGGTCGTCGGCCTGCGCGGCGGGCGTCACACCCGTCACGGCGGCGACGGTCGCCGCCCCCACCGTGAGTGCGGCGGCGACCGAGGTCACCACCGTCCGTCGGCCCGCCGTGAGCGCGTCGGCGATGGAGGTCCACCGCGTGGTCCGCCTGTGCTTCATTGTCAGCTCCGATCATCCGGCACCGTGGCACCCCGGGCGGGCACCTCACGGCGACTGCGTCAACGTCACTTCAGACCAACGGCACAGATGTACCAGGCGTTACGCATATCTACAGCTCACCGGGGCAGCATGTCTGCTGCGCCCTGTATCCTGCTGCAACAGTTCAGATAATTCGGAATGTTCGCCCCTCCCCCGGCGACCGGGCGCCCCCGCACCGCGCCCGACCCCCGGCGACCCCGGCGTCGTCCCCCCTACCGGCGACCCCGGCGTCGTCCCCCCTACCGGCGACCGCGGGTCACATCGGCAGGATCGTGTGCTTCTTCCGCACCTCCGGCACGTCCTTCGACCGGAGCTGCCGCAGCGCCCGGCGGAGGGTCACCCGGGTGTCCTGCGGCTGGATCATCGCGTCGATGTAGCCGCGCTCCGCCGCGACGTACGGGCTCGTCATGTTCGCGTTGTAGAAGTCCATGAACATCTTCTTCGCGGCGGGCCGCTTCTCCGGGGGCATCGCCGCCAGTTCGCGGCCCTTCATCATGACGACGGCCGCCTCCGCGCCCATGACGGCGATCTGCGCCGTCGGCCACGCGAAGGACAGGTCCGCCCCGAGCGACTTCGACCCCATGACGGCCCAGCCGCCGCCGAAACCCTTCCGCACGACGAGGCTGATCTTCGGCACCGTCGACTCCGCGAGGACGAACCCCAGCTTCGCGCCGCGGTGGATGAGGCCGAGCTTCTCCTGCTCCACCCCGGGCAGGTAGCCGGGGGTGTCGACGACGTAGATGATCGGGATGCCGTAGGCGTCGCAGATGCGGATGAACCGCGCGGCCTTGTCCGCGGCCTCGGCGTCGAGGCACCCGGCGAGCATCATCGGCTGGTTCGCCACGACGCCCACGCTGTGCCCGTCGACCCGCGCGAACGCGGTGATGATGTTCTGGCCGTACTCCTCCTGGAGCTCGAGGATGTTCTCGTCGTCGAAGATGCGGGTGAGGACGTCCATGATGTCGTACCCGGCGTTGGGGTCGTCCGGGACGATCGCGGCGAGCTCCCCGTCGCGGGGCTGGGGGGCGTCGTCCGGGGCGTAGAACTCCGGAGTGTCCTCGAAGGCGGTCGACGGCAGGTGGTCCAGCAGGTCACGGACGTAGCGGAAGGCGTCCTCCTCGCTCGACGCGACGTGCTGGATGTTGCCGTTCTGGGCCTGGACCCGGGCGCCGCCGAGGTCCTGCATGCTCACCTTCTCGCCCGTGACGGACTCGATGACGGCGGGGCCGGTGACGAACATCGTCGTCTGCTCCTCGACGGCGATGATGAAGTCCGTCGTCGCGGGGGCGTACACCGCGCCGCCCGCGCAGTTGCCGAGGAGCACGGAGATCTGCGGGGTGAGGCCGGACAGCGGCAGCTGGCGACGGGCGATCTCCGCGTACCAGGCCAGGGACGTCACCGCGTCCTGGATGCGCGCGCCACCCGAGTCGTTGATGCCGATGACCGGGCAGCCGACCTTCCCCGCCATGTTCACGACCTCGACGACCTTCTTGCCGAACGTCGCGCCGACCGAGCCGCCGTACACGGACTTGTCGTGCGAGTACACCGCGACGGTGCGGCCGTCGATGGTCGCGTAGCCGGCGACGACACCGTCGCCGTAGGGGGCGTCCGGGTCGCCCGGGGTGCGGCCGAGGGCGCCGATCTCCCGGAACGACCCGGGGTCGACGAGCTGGTCGATGCGCTGGCGCGGGGTCGAGATGCCGGCCGCGTCACGCTTCGCCTTCGCCCGCTCGCTGCCCGGGTCCTCCGCCGCGGCGAGCCGCCGGTGCAGGTCGGCGAGCTTCTCCGCCGTGGTGAGGGGACCCGGGTGGTCTCCGCCGAACTGGGGGTTCTCCGGTGTTCCGGTCACTGCTGGCCGTCCTTTCGGTCGTCCCGGCCGGACTCCCGCCCGGCGGCCTGGTCTGTCGCCTCCCCCGCGTCGCCGTCCCGGCGGTGGCGCCCGGGTGCCGGTGCGTCGGCCGGCGCGTCGGCCGGTGCGTCGGCCGCGGCCCCGGTGTCTGTGCCGGTTCCGGTCCCGGCCCCGGCGGCGGCCGTGACCTCCCGGATGTGCCGGGTGACGACGGCGCCGACGGTGGAGATCTCCGGCTCGTCGACGACGGCGAGGTGGTCACCGCGCAGCTGCACGGTCTCGAGGTCGCGGAGGACGCCGCCCCACCCGCCGTCGGCGGCGATGGTGGCGAACGCCGGCTCGAGCTCGACGGCACCCTCGTGCATCCCCTCGGAGCGGAACAACGTCACCGGGGCGGTGACGCTGCTCCACCGGTGGAAGTCCAGCTGGTTGAGCACCCGGGTGTCGACGAAACTCGCCCGCTGGTGTTCGAGGACGCCCACGGACACCCCGTGGTCGGCGGCGTCGGAACTGGACATGAACTGCGTGAACATGTCCATCATCACCTGCTCACCGTACTCGTCGAGCAGGTCGTGCGGCACCGGGAGGTCGATGCCGTACGTCTTCGCCGCGAACGCGGCGTAGCGGTCCCACCGGGCGTGCATCTCCTCGGCCGTGTCCGGGGCGGGGTGCTCCGGGCGGACGAGGTCGAGCAGCTCGACGTGGGCGACGTCGACCCCCGTCCCCGCGAGCCCGACGGCGACCTCGAGGGCGAGCGCCCCGCCGAAGCTCCACCCGCCGAGGATGACCGGGTGGCCGTCGGCGAGCCGGCGGACCTCGTCGACGTACACCGCCGCGCGCTCGTCGAGGCTGCCCTCCAGCCGTTCGATGCCGTACACCGGCACGTCGGCGGGCAGGCGCCGGGCGAGCGGCCCGTAGACGACGCTCGACCCGCCCGCCGGGTGGAACAGGATCACGGCCGGGGCGGTCGACCCGGCGGGCCGCGGCCGGAACTCCCGGACCGTGCCCTCGACCTCGGACTCGAGGTGCTCGCGGACGGCGTCGGCGAGCGGTTCGAGGGTGCGGGCCGCGAGGACGTCGGCGGAGGAGATCGACGACCCGCTCCGCTCGTTGAGCCGCTCCGCGACGGCCTGCGCGGTGGGCTCGTCGACCTCCGGCAGCGCGCTGGTGACGCCGGCCGCGGCGACGCCGGTGACCCCCGCCCACGTGGCGAAGACGAGGCGTTCCGACGCGTCGCGCGGCGGGATGCCGACGCCCTGGTGGGCGGTCGGGTCCGTCGCGGTCGCGGTCGGGGTGGCCGGGGTGGCCGGGGTCGCGGCAGCCGGGGCGGAGGCGTCGGTCGGGGTGGCGTCGGCGTCGACCCCCGGGGCC
The sequence above is drawn from the Corynebacterium bovis DSM 20582 = CIP 54.80 genome and encodes:
- a CDS encoding RNA polymerase sigma factor yields the protein MTSPPLDTRTRRDRRWFTSVYEEHYGQVLAYLTRRSDRATAQDMAAEVFLRAWTTRESLRGAPLPWLYGISRNVVLEFYRGRERDRDAREAVAGRERRRGTSPDEASAVDLHIDVAQAMGTLSEADREILTLHTWEDLDPADIATVLGVTRGSARVRLHRARRRLARALGADGTGG
- a CDS encoding GDSL-type esterase/lipase family protein, whose translation is MKHRRTTRWTSIADALTAGRRTVVTSVAAALTVGAATVAAVTGVTPAAQADDHGGIVMLGDSYFANTTLPQVVGALTGLGEQGCVKGEYRPATEVGRITGAPVQDFSCNGTRLYGEGNVIDAHIDEAVRAGALNPGTAFVPVMIGANDGLASNGAIDPGAAAQGFDRVAQRVRAAAPNARLLFVSYPSITNDRGNTCPLRLNGLPPTELPVGSIGATENLLWELARDGAARNGAEFLDLRAQTRGHDMCQPGGQAWVAGVVDTQTPQYNLMVHLSGDGVRNAAEQIAARY
- a CDS encoding acyl-CoA carboxylase subunit beta; this translates as MTGTPENPQFGGDHPGPLTTAEKLADLHRRLAAAEDPGSERAKAKRDAAGISTPRQRIDQLVDPGSFREIGALGRTPGDPDAPYGDGVVAGYATIDGRTVAVYSHDKSVYGGSVGATFGKKVVEVVNMAGKVGCPVIGINDSGGARIQDAVTSLAWYAEIARRQLPLSGLTPQISVLLGNCAGGAVYAPATTDFIIAVEEQTTMFVTGPAVIESVTGEKVSMQDLGGARVQAQNGNIQHVASSEEDAFRYVRDLLDHLPSTAFEDTPEFYAPDDAPQPRDGELAAIVPDDPNAGYDIMDVLTRIFDDENILELQEEYGQNIITAFARVDGHSVGVVANQPMMLAGCLDAEAADKAARFIRICDAYGIPIIYVVDTPGYLPGVEQEKLGLIHRGAKLGFVLAESTVPKISLVVRKGFGGGWAVMGSKSLGADLSFAWPTAQIAVMGAEAAVVMMKGRELAAMPPEKRPAAKKMFMDFYNANMTSPYVAAERGYIDAMIQPQDTRVTLRRALRQLRSKDVPEVRKKHTILPM